A single genomic interval of Cydia splendana chromosome 10, ilCydSple1.2, whole genome shotgun sequence harbors:
- the LOC134794322 gene encoding glutamate receptor ionotropic, kainate 2-like, giving the protein MWRRTLLFSIFMQTCLCQIRHIHIEEKSQLNIVGIFEPGSGVEMGAFNESMNSAVGDGNRRLEPIIIKPTASDSYSVVTDLCTDDSIRTIAVLGPHNLISDRGVLNHCSKLNIPYLQATWQPFDPDSEEEEDIENSNDNEEDENDENEEQEYKFKNIAINFFPDANEVANAYADVLKFYNWESFIVLYEDDYGLLRVQKIISNYSTNFYVIFRKLDPEAENYEIFKELSKMQESRIILDCHVDNILKYIEVAAKLNMLNSYQHYTLTSMDTSRVADQLTTYASNFTWLSLAEYEKLSSAQGSLNSRVSHWNNGISLPVVKFPNDALLMDDVARHVLEAAEKSSIPPDSQGKLCSSEPWEYGAKLQEHILNTTTTGVTGIISFDPMTGRRKDYTLYLNEIHQSHLHTIATWKSEQQEFVSDEKAIEILSNQSNTHHFKVMSRPAEPYIAKKKCYIDHLPGPDCEEDDDGLEYEGFSVDLVTNIFKVLKDENPGYTFEFVYDPNITYGKYDTVQKKWDGLIGKLLDKQADLVVCDLTMTEARKKLVDFSVPIMTVGISILFTKDNKVPIDTLSFLKPYSVEMWIYTGTAYCIVSIVLFVCSRISPGDWENPQPCEKEPEELENIWNFKNSTWLTMGSIMTQGCDILPKAFGSRWVCAMWWFFAMIVCQTYIAQLAASLTSAMENAPIEGIEDLAKQTKVLYGAFEAGSTIEFFKNSKDKMYRKIYENMIATPGVLVESNEVGEKRVLASKNKFAFFMESASIEYKMKRNCLLKKVGGELDSKDYGIGMPANSPHRSKINRAILKLKENNKLNDIKDKWWNEKFGAIPCEDTVDLNDVEGDLELENLAGAFYVLIGGLFVALFITAAEFMNEVQNIVVARRREVTHKEAFMAELKASLNFFQLQKPVMCSRAPSIASRGSSQRSLKSQKSNRSNVREQFLTNFLEFEKGQNL; this is encoded by the exons ATGTGGAGAAGGACGCtactattttctattttcatgCAAACATGTTTGTGTCAGATAAGGCATATACATATAGAAGAAAAATCACAATTAAATATAG TGGGGATCTTCGAACCGGGTTCCGGAGTGGAGATGGGTGCCTTCAATGAAAGCATGAACAGTGCCGTGGGTGATGGCAACCGGCGGTTGGAGCCAATCATCATCAAGCCCACCGCGTCTGACAGCTACTCCGTAGTAACTGACC TGTGTACAGATGATTCAATAAGAACTATAGCCGTGCTTGGACCACACAATTTGATATCAGACAGGGGTGTGCTCAACCATTGCTCTAAATTGAATATTCCATACCTGCAAGCTACATGGCAGCCTTTTGACCCTGAttccgaggaagaagaagatatagaAAATTCCAATGACAATGAAGAAGACGAAAATGATGAAAACGAAGAACAGGaatacaaatttaaaaatattgctattaatttttttccggaCGCAAATGAAGTGGCAAATGCGTACGCTGATGTATTAAAATTCTATAACTGGGAAAGTTTTATAGTTCTCTATGAAGATGATTATG GATTATTAAGAGTTCAGAAAATCATATCTAACTATTCAACAAATTTTTATGTGATATTTCGTAAATTGGACCCTGAGGCTGAAAACTACGAG ATATTTAAAGAACTAAGTAAGATGCAAGAAAGTCGTATTATATTAGATTGTCATGTCGACAATATCTTAAAATATATAGAAGTTGCTGCCAAACTCAATATGCTTAACTCATATCAG cATTATACATTAACATCTATGGATACATCCCGGGTGGCGGATCAGTTGACCACATACGCTTCGAATTTTACTTGGCTTAGCCTTGCAGAGTACGAGAAACTTAGCAGTGCACAAGGCAGTCTTAATTCAAGAGTTAGTCACTGGAATAATGGTATCTCACTACCCGTTGTCAAATTTCCG AATGATGCTTTATTAATGGATGACGTTGCAAGACACGTCTTGGAGGCAGCGGAAAAATCAAGTATTCCCCCAGATTCCCAAGGAAAACTGTGCAGCAGTGAACCATGGGAATACGGAGCTAAGCTACAAGAACATATACTGAAC ACAACAACTACAGGAGTTACTGGAATAATATCATTTGATCCAATGACAGGCCGTAGAAAAGACTacacattatatttaaatgagATACACCAATCACATTTGCATACCATTGCCACGTGGAAGTCTGAGCAACAGGAGTTTGTAAGCGACGAAAAGGCTATTGAGATACTAAGTAATCAGTCAAATACTCATCATTTCAAA GTTATGTCCCGACCTGCTGAACCATATATCGCGAAAAAGAAATGCTACATCGACCATCTACCGGGTCCCGACTGCGAAGAAGATGACGATGGACTTGAATATGAAGGGTTCTCGGTAGATTTGGTcacaaatatatttaaagttCTCAAAGATGAGAATCCTGGATATACGTTTGAATTTGTGTATGACCCGAATATCACTTACGGAAAATATGACACCGTTCAAAAGAAATGGGATGGACTGATTGGAAAATTACTAGATAAA CAAGCCGATCTGGTCGTATGTGACTTGACAATGACCGAAGCTCGGAAGAAGCTAGTCGATTTTTCGGTACCAATTATGACTGTGGGTATCAGTATTCTCTTCACCAAGGATAATAAGGTCCCGATCGATACGCTGTCATTCCTCAAACCTTATTCTGTGGAAATGTGGATCTACACAGGGACAGCATACTGTATTGTGTCTATAGTACTCTTTGTTTGCTCaag AATATCTCCAGGTGACTGGGAAAATCCGCAGCCGTGCGAAAAGGAGCCAGAAGAGTTGGAAAACATATGGAACTTCAAAAATAGCACCTGGCTAACAATGGGGTCTATTATGACTCAAGGATGTGACATTTTACCTAA AGCTTTCGGCTCCCGTTGGGTATGTGCCATGTGGTGGTTTTTCGCCATGATTGTCTGTCAAACTTATATCGCCCAGCTAGCCGCTTCACTAACGTCTGCTATGGAAAACGCACCCATTGAGGGAATCGAAGACCTGGCCAAGCAGACCAAAGTTCTATACGGAGCTTTTGAGGCAGGCTCCACTATAGAGTTCTTTAAG AATTCGAAAGATAAGATGTACCGCAAGATCTATGAGAATATGATAGCAACACCAGGCGTATTAGTAGAGAGCAACGAGGTCGGAGAAAAACGTGTATTAGCaagcaaaaacaaatttgcaTTCTTCATGGAGTCTGCCAGCATTGAGTACAAGATGAAACGGAATTGCTTGCTCAAGAAAGTGGGGGGTGAACTGGACTCAAAGGATTATGGGATTGGAATGCCTGCAA attcaCCGCATAGATCAAAAATCAATAGAGCCatattaaaactaaaggaaaataataaattgaatGATATCAAAGACAAATGGTGGAATGAAAAATTTGGCGCTATACCATGTGAA gATACGGTAGATCTCAACGACGTGGAAGGTGACTTGGAACTTGAGAACTTAGCCGGTGCCTTTTATGTGCTGATCGGCGGACTTTTTGTTGCGCTATTTATTACTGCTGCCGAGTTCATGAACGAAGTCCAGAACATAGTGGTTGCTCGTCGTCGTGAA GTGACCCACAAAGAAGCGTTTATGGCGGAGCTGAAAGCTTCCCTGAACTTCTTCCAGCTCCAAAAGCCGGTTATGTGCAGCCGCGCCCCATCTATCGCTTCACGCGGATCTTCTCAGAGATCGCTGAAGTCGCAAAAATCGAACAGGTCGAATGTGCGCGAGCAGTTTCTTACCAACTTTCTTGAATTTGAAAAGGGACAGAACTTATAA